One Isoptericola dokdonensis DS-3 genomic window, CCGCGACCACCGCAAGGACCATGTACCCGCCGTTGTTGTACATGAAACGGGTCCCGGGCGGCGACGCCTGCGGGAACCCGGTGAGCTCCGGCAGGAACGCCGCCGCCGAGTCGAAGACGTGCACCGGCTGCCGCAGGACGTGGTCGTGGGGGTCCCAGTCGGCCTCCTCGTCGAGGTAGTCGCCGATGCCCGAGGTGTGGGTGAGCAGGTGCTCCACCGTGACGGCGTCGTCGATCTCCGGCAGGTCGTCGCGCAGGATCGTGCGCACCGGCGTCGTCAGCGCCAGCGCGCCCTGCTCCACGAGACGCAGCACCGCCAGCGCCGTGAACATCTTGGAGCCGCTCGCCATCGCGAACCGCGTCGACGGCGTGCACGGCACCCCGAGCGCGCGGTGGGCGAACCCGTGCGCCTGCTCCAGGACCCGTTCGTCGCCGACGTCGATCGTGACGACACCCGTGAACGCGTCCTCCTGCACCGCCCGCGCGAGCGCCTCCTCGTCGATCCGCATCTCCCGATTGTGCGTCGACGGAGGCCTGCTCGCGCAGCGAATTTGCCGGCGGCCGCGCGGAACCTCATGCGTCGGTTGTCGACGGGTGAGGAGGGACGGCGTCGGACGGAGGGGTTCGGCGTCGGTTCGTAGGGTGGGTCCATGAGCGACGACGACCCCGTCCGCCGGGCGGCGCAGTACCGCGTGGACCGGGACGCGGCCCGCGACCGGGCCGCGCAGGAGCCGGCCCGCGCCGACCGGACCGGCCCGGCCGACGAGGGCACCGCCGAGCCGCAGGACCGGCCGCCGCGCCGCATGGACGACCGTGCCCTGTGGGTCGACACCGTCATCGACCAGGCGATGCGCCGCGGTGAGTTCGACGACCTGCCCGGTCAGGGCAAGCCGCTGCGAGGGATCAAGGGCACCCACGACCCCGACTGGTGGCTCAAGAACCTCGTCGAGCGCGAGCAGATCACCGGCGTCCTGCCCGCCGCCCAGCTGCGCCGCGACGCCGCCGAGCTCGACGACACCGTCGATCGCGAGAGCGACGAGCGCGGCGTGCGACGGGTCGTCGAGGACTTCAACGCCCGCGTCGTCGACGCGCGACGGCAACTCCTGGGCGGCCCGCCCGTCGTCACGCCCACGCGCGACGTCGACGCCGAGGTGCAGAGGTGGCGCGAACGCCGCCGTGCCCGCGGGATCCGCGACTGACCGGAGGCGTGTCGGTCGGGCGTCGTCACGGACGCGGCAGCCCGGCCCGGACCCGGAATCCTCAGGCGGAGGTGTGGGCCGCGAGACCGGCGCGGACGTGCTCGACGATGCCGTCGGCCGCCGCTTCGATCTCCGCGATCGTCGTCTCGAACCCGGCCTGGTCGCCGTACCAGGGGTCCTCCACGTCGATCAGGTGCTCGTCCAGCAGGCCGACGGTCGGGGCCGCCGGGTCGAACGACCGGAACATGCGGACCGGCGCGTTCGGCGCGAGGGACCGCAGCCGGCGAGCGTGCTGCGACGTCATCGCCAGGACGAGGTCGCGCTCCCCGAGATCGGCCGACGTCACCTGCCGCGCGCGGTGCCCGTCACCCGCCGGGTAGCCGTGCGAGGCCAGGGTGCGGCGGGCGCGCGGGTCGACGGGGTTGCCCCGCTCCTCGTCGCTGACGCCGGTCGAGTCGACCACGACACGGTCGGCCAGGCCGGCGGCCTCCAGCCGGTCCCGCAGCACGATCTCGGCCATGGGGGAGCGGCAGATGTTTCCGGTGCAGACGGTCATCACGCGGTACGGGCTCACCCGTCCATCATCCACGATCCGCACGGTCCGGCGGTCGGTCGTCCCGGTGACGTGCGTCGCGTCCGGGCGCGCCGGAACCTCTGCTCCACCTCGCTCCTGACCTGGTGCGGCGCCGGTCCCGTGCGCCCGCGCCCTCACGGGCGGTGAGGCCGCTTCTCGTTGCCGCGCCGGTAGTTTCCCGTGGCCCGGGCGAGCAGGAGCTGGACCTCGTCCTCGTCAGCGCGGTCCGCGGCCCGCTCCAGCGCCGCAACGAGCCGTGCGGCCGCCGCGCCG contains:
- a CDS encoding DUF1992 domain-containing protein; translation: MSDDDPVRRAAQYRVDRDAARDRAAQEPARADRTGPADEGTAEPQDRPPRRMDDRALWVDTVIDQAMRRGEFDDLPGQGKPLRGIKGTHDPDWWLKNLVEREQITGVLPAAQLRRDAAELDDTVDRESDERGVRRVVEDFNARVVDARRQLLGGPPVVTPTRDVDAEVQRWRERRRARGIRD
- a CDS encoding low molecular weight protein-tyrosine-phosphatase; the encoded protein is MTVCTGNICRSPMAEIVLRDRLEAAGLADRVVVDSTGVSDEERGNPVDPRARRTLASHGYPAGDGHRARQVTSADLGERDLVLAMTSQHARRLRSLAPNAPVRMFRSFDPAAPTVGLLDEHLIDVEDPWYGDQAGFETTIAEIEAAADGIVEHVRAGLAAHTSA